From Rutidosis leptorrhynchoides isolate AG116_Rl617_1_P2 chromosome 3, CSIRO_AGI_Rlap_v1, whole genome shotgun sequence, a single genomic window includes:
- the LOC139902748 gene encoding F-box/LRR-repeat protein 12-like: protein MGRDSSLRVCTRRHILFELELLDHDSWYYIFQKLNSTIDQNSFGLTCSTFRHIQNSRRRKSLKIPCSKGDSIVDSFIINKLLSRHTTKLETLTLCYSFGCPNITDSCLTPLLKYGSTLNSLYLDQCGSITDTGLALIASACPLLTVISLAGTSVSDDGLKVVSQSCKSLEELNLNSCQDISDHGIYYLNQNCRQLRALRISGCYNIHGAGFRECSRTLVCLEAFSCDLDPCMGVSHIVSGGGLEYLNLAFSFFKDYPSTFFLDRIGLGGFGSKLKYLNMSACCSVDDDVTLQISRGCPLLQELNLTGCNEIGISGWESIGLYCQKNLETLHVSSCNIHHCGKGLISIGASCKRLSVLFIDEFSWNRLLDDGVNDLSSL, encoded by the coding sequence ATGGGTAGAGATTCAAGCCTCAGGGTTTGTACTAGACGACATATTTTATTTGAACTCGAACTCCTCGATCATGACAGTTGGTACTACATATTTCAAAAATTAAACTCAACTATTGATCAAAATTCTTTCGGTCTAACCTGTTCTACTTTTCGTCATATTCAAAATTCACGGAGGCGTAAATCCTTGAAAATCCCATGCTCGAAAGGCGATAGTATCGTTGATTCCTTTATTATCAATAAACTGCTTAGCCGACATACTACTAAATTAGAGACATTGACTCTTTGCTATAGTTTTGGTTGCCCAAATATCACAGATTCATGTTTAACCCCATTGCTAAAATATGGCTCTACATTGAACTCCCTTTATCTTGATCAATGTGGTAGCATCACCGACACGGGACTTGCATTGATCGCTTCTGCTTGTCCTTTGTTAACTGTTATCAGTCTCGCTGGTACGTCTGTTAGTGATGATGGGTTGAAAGTTGTATCACAATCATGCAAATCTTTAGAGGAGTTGAATCTTAATTCATGCCAAGATATTAGTGACCATGGGATCTATTATCTAAACCAAAATTGTCGTCAACTCAGAGCGCTCAGGATAAGTGGTTGTTATAATATCCATGGCGCAGGCTTTCGAGAGTGTTCTCGGACGCTTGTTTGCTTAGAAGCTTTTAGTTGCGACTTGGATCCTTGTATGGGTGTTAGTCATATTGTAAGTGGAGGTGGTCTCGAGTATCTAAATCTTGCTTTTTCTTTTTTTAAAGACTACCCTTCAACTTTCTTCTTGGATCGTATTGGTTTAGGAGGATTTGGTTCAAAACTTAAGTATCTTAACATGTCTGCCTGCTGCTCTGTTGATGATGATGTTACACTTCAAATCTCAAGAGGGTGTCCATTGTTACAAGAGTTGAACTTAACAGGCTGTAACGAGATTGGGATTTCTGGTTGGGAGTCTATTGGATTATATTGTCAAAAAAATTTGGAGACACTTCATGTCTCATCTTGTAACATCCACCATTGTGGAAAAGGATTGATATCTATTGGTGCTAGCTGCAAACGCCTTTCTGTGTTATTCATTGATGAATTCAGCTGGAACCGTCTTCTAGATGATGGAGTCAATGATCTTAGTAGTTTATAA